Genomic DNA from Salvia miltiorrhiza cultivar Shanhuang (shh) chromosome 1, IMPLAD_Smil_shh, whole genome shotgun sequence:
agttgcggccgaaactgactcTGTCGTtatccgcttccactttgctgacgattcgaaCACTgtttcgagtagtgcccgacccttccgcaggtggaacagctattctgtctcatcttgcattctctcagatgtaatttattgctcttcgacaagtcgataaccctcgcggtccttgaaaaactgctgctggggcagctgggccaacataaggctgtttgtctcagttctgatattgtggtggcgcattctgactctgccacggctttttgggatcttgacttcggtcgtcccattttctcttttcttcctGCCCGCATCCAGGAAAGGATGGATTGCACATTTTCGTGCTCAAATTCGTTCggggtgctgaagcttaaaTCACGTTCTTTGGCTGTATGACCAGTTCTATATCCAAcgctctatttaatgcttcagtacacataatcgcactctgactcgttacatcgtctcgtacctcttgtctcaaacctgatcgaaaCAAAACTGACATCTTCTcattcatctcttctcgatatgtggcacaCCGGACCtagtcgcgaaactgacgttcgtattcagctacggttttattgccttatctcatatcatcaactctatttctttcttcgatcggtttttttttctttctcggtaaaagtctaaggggacatgtatcaaccttagaactaattctcataactcacgaatcataagactcttactcaacatcatactattttctcaattctcataactcatcgtcaaagacatatttcatgtctatcaatGCAACAttagctcaaaactctactcaagcatagagactctctctggtcatcgtcatatagacatataagaaaattttctctttcgagaactcttactaattgcggggcgtaacgaaaataaaacatcccctattattacgacgatgctacatctatactagtcgtcatccCAGTTCtactatcgtggaaaacattatctgctctaacccatcatctcgatcttcttgaacctgctattgcctattctggcttagcatcacttcttctcgtcCTCGAATTTGTTAGCTTGttgcatacttggctaatataagaaaatccataatcgaaaagttgtgctcgtcccgtaataattaTATTCTATGGCTGCTCCCATATAtcgtgtttcttccaaacactcttcttgttataccatcctagttacctagacattcctaattcttgtcggatgtggtagggtaataggatgtgatgaataaaaatgcttgattttgaacaagacgagctcaagtaatggaatgattccataatagccagtgctatttcaaggataatgaagaagttacaattaAGGCAAGATCAAAATGCTAGAACAAAATCTAGAacaaaaactgagatatgatatgatagaaataaatcaatactggaggtagaaacaatccactaagtggaaaatgaataaattgtccactgttaagcAAGGGgcaaggatttccaacacaaacggctcaggctcaaacacagtggatctggaaaaattttctcaataggaaatagttcatctcctgttggagttcaaatggatgcagaaaaatttaaatacgaccaagcgggatagggactcaataagtctactctcatgactactctagcgatgaaacgcgcggtcccggtgaaagtacctctatttcaaagtactattggtcaatagtatctatgcatcccatgaagtCTCCATAACacgttcgtcctattagggtcgtgtccctaaatcgcgatgaaaactctaactctcgtcgtattatctcaacggttggtttctctgttccttttcttcatcttcttcatcttcttctcggtttatgctTGGTTCCCTCTTCTTTTCGGAGGTATACtacaaaaggaaaaagagttatataactatcgatctctaaactaaccgttcgtctttacaaaatacaaatcctcgtttctcatttcacttctatatctcatttgtgatctcaaagttctcaaaactctcatccagtctatttctcgtctatcatcgttcgaaattctcatcaatctctatttctcatttttcatcatgcatcagcatcatcatcattctcaaagctctgctaaagatagtgaaactcactaatcataaacatctcttgtatatatatatatatggaaaattgcctctctctcgaggtcttttacaaaagtaaaaTCTTATGCACAAAAGTCCTAACTCCAAAATGATGCTCtggctatacaagcatcatacaTACTAAGCATATATAGATCTAGGCTAtacacacatacacactatactatgcttctctacctatatatatatataacaactaTGCACCTATACATATATACGCGTCTACAAGACATACGTAATCACTAGGCATCATCTCTCGAGATCCAGCTCGTCGCCTCAATCAATACGGGCTGTCATAATCTGACTCATCCACTATCGGAGTATAGACAGGTGTCTCAGGAATAGGTATCCACGTATCAACTCCATCGGCCGTAGTCTGACGCTGCAGTGGCTGAGTCCAACCatagccgaccgtcatctctggagtctcctcctcggggtcctccttaTCACTATCGGAGCGTGCCggccgagatcctccctcctgaGCGTCTCGGTACGGTGAATATAGAATCGGGTGCATGTACGTCTGGAAGGCCAAAGTGCCAAGCTCAGGCagcggggcaaccctcggatatggaTCGGAAGGAACATGCTGCGTCTCAGACTCAGTAGAATCAATCGGCTGTGTCGACTCAACAGGTGGCAATGGCAACGGTGTCGTCGCCGGTGTCAAATCCCAAGGCGGGAAATCAGCACTGGGAGAAGGAATAAGTGATACAAACGCAAACGGATCACGCTCAATCCCAGGTGAGTACGGCTCGAAAACCATCGGCTCTGGATCATCAGACTCGAGAGAAACTGaaatcggatcagctgggggtagaggtGCCATCAGAATCGGCTCCTCGAGAGGTGGAggcacaacaactagctcccttccctgggctggtccctcaagctctccatacggcggtgaaggCGGATCGCCATGAGCAAAATAACGGTGGCTCAGCGTCGCGATGAAGCCACTAAGGTCTCCGTACCTGATGCCCTCCAACCAGGTAGTATCTACGTACTGGGGCACTAAAGATGTCGCCCAGTCTCGCCACAAAGGTGGCAGTAGTGGAATCAAAAGCGTAATGGCCTCCGCGCCATCGATCCCATAGGGAATAGCCCTCCTCCATCGTCGGTGATAGTGTGCCAGAAGTTCacccaaggtgtcatcctcgtccgggatatactccctgaaccatcgctgcatcgctGTCTCGATATGACTCGGCATCCTGTAATATAAAACATCATATCCATTAGAAAATGGAtgacgaaacttacttggtacatctcaatcaacaacatactcgtcctcgtttggtacggtggggcatcggctatactagcctcaacattcctcctcatattccacatcaactgcctcatatcagattccatcatctcaaataattccgtcatcaaaacaattcataactcattagtaaCCCAAACTCAGCTTTTAACAGAAAAgcaataagaaacaacatcaacctcttacctcgttaagccggaggagatggggtgctggggtttcgtttcaaactgactctctcaaactagcctaagaattcaaattagactagtactcaagtTAAAAAGATACCagtaatcaaaggttcaactcagtcaagcaatagactcagagcagatgacctgctctgataccaccctgtcgcagcccgaaatcccgacactagtgatagtggggtacgagtatcgatacgactatttttaaagaataaagaaTAGAAGAagtaggtcgaacatcaagcggaagctcacatcaaagcatgctaaggaaaatattattaattgaacccaagggtaaaatcgtcaacgtcgttataactttttaattatcaggaatttcacgaacaaaaacaaaacaggtatagcttatttttcataaggaaacataatatgcagagtatcgcagcaaaaggcgaaccagttacatgtatggagacacataaccgtgagtatattacttgattcatatttaAAGTAATCttcacatcaagactttatcgataaaaaggaaagtacgataaagtaaatacgtcatctaacgatcccccaccagcaccagaccaatctcactcctcgcttagcctgcacatttagaaatacatgcagggcgtgagtatataatactcagtgggcaaacgccgaaaaacaagaaaggcgctcttagagctataagtttgaagcttgccacatctcagcaatacacagaaataagttagcatcaatgaatctgtgcatgcagttttcataatcaacatcataaataagtaactgcgcagtttaaacattcatcatgtatgtaccacatccactactcatcatcaaaggtactgagaagtaggcctccctctcaagtaccgtgaccggccgacccgaagacggctcacagtcacctctgtgcacaaaatccctgcttgtggcaggaccgaattcgtctcatcagtagagggtaacacacaagctcaacatcaaaaattggcaagtcaaacagttctcaaacatcatttatctcaaaacatttgttaatctcataacatcattatatcattaaatcattttagaaagctcggataatatttgtatactcaaaatattgcccacctgaagaccttactcaaaaattcccgtcaaagcggagttacttacttccttgctctgctcgtgtcttcagggatcatcgtcatcatcgaaggttcatgtcagaaaatgaatctcgattagaacttaACGACGAAAACTCATGCCTCAACTCATGCT
This window encodes:
- the LOC131006879 gene encoding proline-rich receptor-like protein kinase PERK14, translating into MPSHIETAMQRWFREYIPDEDDTLGELLAHYHRRWRRAIPYGIDGAEAITLLIPLLPPLWRDWATSLVPQYVDTTWLEGIRYGDLSGFIATLSHRYFAHGDPPSPPYGELEGPAQGRELVVVPPPLEEPILMAPLPPADPISVSLESDDPEPMVFEPYSPGIERDPFAFVSLIPSPSADFPPWDLTPATTPLPLPPVESTQPIDSTESETQHVPSDPYPRVAPLPELGTLAFQTYMHPILYSPYRDAQEGGSRPARSDSDKEDPEEETPEMTVGYGWTQPLQRQTTADGVDTWIPIPETPVYTPIVDESDYDSPY